A region of Oncorhynchus masou masou isolate Uvic2021 chromosome 29, UVic_Omas_1.1, whole genome shotgun sequence DNA encodes the following proteins:
- the ptdss1a gene encoding phosphatidylserine synthase 1 isoform X3 translates to MASGYGYESRTIGKDDVNYRMHFRMINEQQVEDITLDFFYKPHTITLLTCTVLSLMYFAFTRDETNEDANLWVGLILVLSFFLVISVLAFPNGPFTRPHPAIWRIVFGLSVLYFLFLVFIIFLNWEQVKNVMYWLDPNLRYATREADIMEYAVNCHVITWERILSHFDIFAFSHFWGWGMKALLIRSYGLCWTISITWELTELFFMHLLPNFAECWWDQLILDILLCNGGGIWMGMTVCRFLEMRTYHWASIKDIHTTTGKIKRAALQFTPASWTYVRWFDPKSSLQRVTGVYLFMIIWQLTELNTFFLKHIFVFPACHALSWCRILFIGIITAPTVRQYYAYLTDTQCKRVGTQCWVFGAIAFLEALACIKFGMELFSKTQVLYVLLWLALITFLCLYGMVWYAEIYGPKEKSYSECEDSNYNEDFVSEQRKGELHSEGEAPPTRQRGRSSGKNKSTNGLGKK, encoded by the exons ATGGCGTCCGGATATGGGTACGAATCGCGGACTATAGGCAAAGATGATGTGAACTACAGGATGCATTTCCGTATGATCAACGAGCAGCAAGTGGAGGATATTACACTGGACTTTTTCTATAAGCCGCACACAATAACACTGTTAACATGCACAGTGCTCAGCTTGATGTATTTTGCATTTACAAG GGATGAGACGAACGAAGACGCCAACTTGTGGGTGGGCCTCAtcctggtcctctccttcttcctggTCATCAGTGTTCTGGCCTTCCCTAACG GACCATTTACCAGACCACATCCGGCGATATGGCGAATAGTTTTCG GTCTGAGTGTGCTGTACTTCCTGTTCCTGGTGTTCATCATCTTCCTAAACTGGGAGCAGGTGAAGAACGTCATGTACTGGCTGGACCCCAACCTGCGctacgccacccgggaggctgaCATCATG GAGTATGCAGTGAACTGTCACGTGATCACCTGGGAGCGAATCCTGAGCCACTTTGACATATTTGCCTTCAGTCACTTCTGGGGCTGGGGCATGAAGGCCCTGCTCATCCGCAGCTACGGCCTCTGTTGGACCATCAGCATCACCTGGGAGCTCACTGAG CTGTTCTTCATGCACCTGCTGCCTAACTTTGCTGAGTGCTGGTGGGACCAGCTGATCCTGGACATCCTGTTGTGTAATGGAGGAGGCATCTGGATGGGTATGACTGTCTGTCGCTTCCTGGAGATGAGGACCTACCACTGGGCCTCCATCAA GGACATCCACACCACGACAGGGAAGATCAAACGTGCTGCGCTCCAGTTCACCCCGGCGAGCTGGACCTACGTCCGCTGGTTTGACCCCAAGTCTTCCCTGCAGCGCGTCACCGGGGTCTACCTCTTCATGATCATCTGGCAG CTGACAGAGTTGAACACATTCTTCCTGAAGCACATATTTGTGTTCCCGGCGTGCCACGCCCTCAGCTGGTGTCGGATCCTCTTCATCGGCATCATCACAGCTCCCACCGTGAG GCAGTACTATGcctacctcacagacacacagtgtAAGCGTGTTGGGACACAGTGCTGGGTGTTTGG GGCCATAGCGTTCCTGGAGGCCTTGGCGTGTATAAAGTTTGGAATGGAGCTGTTCTCCAAGACCCAGGTCCTCTATGTGCTgctgtggctg gccttAATCACATTCCTGTGTCTGTATGGGATGGTGTGGTATGCAGAGATCTACGGCCCCAAAGAGAAG AGCTACTCTGAATGTGAGGACAGCAACTACAATGAGGACTTTGTGTCAGAACAAAGgaaag GAGAACTGCATTCTGAGGGTGAGGCTCCTCCCACCAGGCAGCGTGGGCGGAGCTCAGGGAAGAACAAATCCACCAATGGGCTGGGGAAGAAGTAA
- the ptdss1a gene encoding phosphatidylserine synthase 1 isoform X1, whose translation MASGYGYESRTIGKDDVNYRMHFRMINEQQVEDITLDFFYKPHTITLLTCTVLSLMYFAFTRDETNEDANLWVGLILVLSFFLVISVLAFPNGPFTRPHPAIWRIVFGLSVLYFLFLVFIIFLNWEQVKNVMYWLDPNLRYATREADIMEYAVNCHVITWERILSHFDIFAFSHFWGWGMKALLIRSYGLCWTISITWELTELFFMHLLPNFAECWWDQLILDILLCNGGGIWMGMTVCRFLEMRTYHWASIKDIHTTTGKIKRAALQFTPASWTYVRWFDPKSSLQRVTGVYLFMIIWQLTELNTFFLKHIFVFPACHALSWCRILFIGIITAPTVRQYYAYLTDTQCKRVGTQCWVFGAIAFLEALACIKFGMELFSKTQVLYVLLWLVCVALITFLCLYGMVWYAEIYGPKEKSYSECEDSNYNEDFVSEQRKGELHSEGEAPPTRQRGRSSGKNKSTNGLGKK comes from the exons ATGGCGTCCGGATATGGGTACGAATCGCGGACTATAGGCAAAGATGATGTGAACTACAGGATGCATTTCCGTATGATCAACGAGCAGCAAGTGGAGGATATTACACTGGACTTTTTCTATAAGCCGCACACAATAACACTGTTAACATGCACAGTGCTCAGCTTGATGTATTTTGCATTTACAAG GGATGAGACGAACGAAGACGCCAACTTGTGGGTGGGCCTCAtcctggtcctctccttcttcctggTCATCAGTGTTCTGGCCTTCCCTAACG GACCATTTACCAGACCACATCCGGCGATATGGCGAATAGTTTTCG GTCTGAGTGTGCTGTACTTCCTGTTCCTGGTGTTCATCATCTTCCTAAACTGGGAGCAGGTGAAGAACGTCATGTACTGGCTGGACCCCAACCTGCGctacgccacccgggaggctgaCATCATG GAGTATGCAGTGAACTGTCACGTGATCACCTGGGAGCGAATCCTGAGCCACTTTGACATATTTGCCTTCAGTCACTTCTGGGGCTGGGGCATGAAGGCCCTGCTCATCCGCAGCTACGGCCTCTGTTGGACCATCAGCATCACCTGGGAGCTCACTGAG CTGTTCTTCATGCACCTGCTGCCTAACTTTGCTGAGTGCTGGTGGGACCAGCTGATCCTGGACATCCTGTTGTGTAATGGAGGAGGCATCTGGATGGGTATGACTGTCTGTCGCTTCCTGGAGATGAGGACCTACCACTGGGCCTCCATCAA GGACATCCACACCACGACAGGGAAGATCAAACGTGCTGCGCTCCAGTTCACCCCGGCGAGCTGGACCTACGTCCGCTGGTTTGACCCCAAGTCTTCCCTGCAGCGCGTCACCGGGGTCTACCTCTTCATGATCATCTGGCAG CTGACAGAGTTGAACACATTCTTCCTGAAGCACATATTTGTGTTCCCGGCGTGCCACGCCCTCAGCTGGTGTCGGATCCTCTTCATCGGCATCATCACAGCTCCCACCGTGAG GCAGTACTATGcctacctcacagacacacagtgtAAGCGTGTTGGGACACAGTGCTGGGTGTTTGG GGCCATAGCGTTCCTGGAGGCCTTGGCGTGTATAAAGTTTGGAATGGAGCTGTTCTCCAAGACCCAGGTCCTCTATGTGCTgctgtggctggtgtgtgtg gccttAATCACATTCCTGTGTCTGTATGGGATGGTGTGGTATGCAGAGATCTACGGCCCCAAAGAGAAG AGCTACTCTGAATGTGAGGACAGCAACTACAATGAGGACTTTGTGTCAGAACAAAGgaaag GAGAACTGCATTCTGAGGGTGAGGCTCCTCCCACCAGGCAGCGTGGGCGGAGCTCAGGGAAGAACAAATCCACCAATGGGCTGGGGAAGAAGTAA